Part of the Vigna angularis cultivar LongXiaoDou No.4 chromosome 1, ASM1680809v1, whole genome shotgun sequence genome, tttcattttctcctcttcTAACCACATCAAAAGCTTAATATTATATACAGGCACGATTTAGAATCCTAATCTTATTACCACATCAAAAGCTTAGAATTATCTATCCTATTTTGCTCACAAAGCAAAACTATCAAGATTACAATGCTTCCTTGTTAAAACATCTACCatcaaactaataaaaattacatttagtTCTGCTACATGGATATACCCCAGTTTCAACCTGCTACGTTATTGTTACCTATATGCCTACATTGTTTCTCATTTATGCTTGCAAGATTGGAAAATAGCATGCCAAACTTgtagtaaaagaaaaacaacatataacagATTTTCTACCCAATTTGTTGATCCTCCAAACAAGTAGATGCCCCGTTGCCTTCTTCCAATATATGAAGCACGTTTGCACTAATTCCAGTTCAGccaacataaatttataataatgtgACTATTCCAAACAAGATGATATCTATAATGAttgattaaatttgatttagttCTACATGTTTAATCAATTCACCATGTAGTCCCTGTAGTCCCTGTAATaacctttaaaaaataaataaataaataaataaaacttaaaaacagttctGAAGACATTTTCAGAAACTTacatttcattttctctctttcaaacATCTCTCTAACATTGTCCTCTCCAAAACCCattcttctctctagatttcccCTCCATTGAGTCACTGGATTCTCATTCCGCAGACGTCTAGGCGATCTTTTCATCAAGGGCTCCAATTTTCACCGATTGCATTTGCGATTTCGTAGGGTAAGTAACTTTCCCCTTTTTTGAACTGTGATCATGTAGCAAATTTTGCTGCATGTAGTTCACTTGTGATTTTTCCCCAAAATCTTAACCCTAAGCTTATTTTAGAGACTAATTTCTATCACCATTTGGTGAAATATAGGTGCTGTCAATTTTTCTAGAGTGCCTTTGGATTTCCTCTTGAGTTTAGCTGCTGGAAATttaaggtaaggggagttggttatgtttatttgatttaatattatatgctctGTATGTTTGATAATTTGATTGGCATGTTGTTTGGAATTTTCTGTTATGATTAAGAAATATTGGGTGTTATGTGTTGAAATTATAAAACTGTTATTGATGGCTTGTGGAATGTTTGATGAACTGATTGCTATAATTGGAACTGTTTGATGTAAGGGAAGCTGGGGTTTTTGTGTTGTTCtatgaaattcttgaatttgcATGAGTTAGATTTTAGTAGATATAGTGATAGAGTGCATGTAAAGTTGATGGGTTGGATTTTAATTAAGGATAATCAGAAAACTTGTGATTTTGCTATTTGATCGTGTACTGCTGGTTGATGTTTATATGAACTATGAATTGGATGATTAGGAACTGGTATTGACACAATGCTGAGATAATTTTGAATGCTTAGAAGAAATGAATtctgttaaataatttattaggaAATAACCATGTGAATCATTGAAGTTTATAACCTATGAAGAGAGCTAAGGTAGTCAAAATCTGAATTTTTTATTCCAGACTGTTAGGATCAGTTTAGATAACTTGGGTAAGTTAATTGTGACTCATTAGGAGTGttaaaagtgttaaaaataatttataagtcgTAGATTCAGAATTGAGTACCTAGGTTGATGAAATTGAGGGTTTAGAGTTTAAATCAACATTAAATCACTAGATAATAAGATTAGGAAGTATTAGAATTAGTTATACAAGTTTATTTCGTCATATAGATCAAGTTTGGAGTGTTAGAAACTCATTAAAGTGTCTCAGATGCACTAAAATCAGAAATAACAGATTGCTGTCAAAAACTGAtaagaataattgattatctcacttgataatcgattattttagtcaGAGAGTTGTATCCTCTTCAAAGctctcgcaaataatcgattatcacatatgataatcgattattatcgTCAAAAAATCATCCAGGACAGTTTTGGGTGGTTTTCGGGGTTTCGGGTATCATTTTTGGAAGTTCTTTAGGTCGTTCTGGGGGGTTTTGACCCTTCCGAAGCCATTGGTGAGGGTCTCCAAGCTGTTTGAATtacttaagtattgataattaaaagtcctaaagaaatttgtgttaataagtgatggtTTTGTGAAAGTATGTAATGTATGAGTTGTTTTTATGACATGGTTGATGTTATATGATGATGTATGGGTTTGGTATGAGACAATATAGTAAGAATGCACTTGAATGACTATGAAAGtttatgtttgatgaatcaaagTGGTTTATGAGGTACATTATTGATCCAAGAGGAATATCATGTGATTTAAAGTGGTcggattgaatatgaaattaagatctctcggtgggatcagttagtgtattgaatgaatgtgagaggcttccatatggggggttatccctaacactccaacggtctttcctTCTCACTTAGAGAagattgacgcgtgtggtgggaatagtgggaggtcctagggtaggcgctatcactaaaggtctattccgcggtaacggactagccttgtgtatggtcgggtggaacccctTGGCAagggctttgcaaagcagtaagggccatcacaagtgcacaacccgccccagctctacattCATTCCAAGTCCGGACGTGTCTAGAGTCTTAACATGATAGGATGCTTGTcttgatgagttttatgaaataaatgcttatgtttatgatgactacggtgtgtatgtgtgtatggATATTCTGGGAAATGCTagattgattgaaaatgaattgtatgattgtttgagacctagctcacccttgcatttgtatgtgttgcatgtgtttgctttcccccttgcgatgatcatccaatcctttggatgtgagcagtaggtgatgatgtacctttggagcaagctttggaagttgaggaagacccAACCCCTAGTGCTTAGGATTTCTACTAGCTCTTAATTTAAATAgctctttattttgaaagacttctagCCTTCATTTTATCATGATCTGTATTTTGGAAACACTCTTTAGGTCCCATTGAACCTTTATTCAATCATGTATTTTGGAGAATTATGAACTTGTACTTAAGTTTTAAAACTTCCCAACCAGACTTGGATAACTGTACTCCTTAATCCTATTTATTGTGTACTCTTAACTGCTTTCTAGTATTATAATCGATGCattctacatatatatatatatattgctatATATTTTGAGATGTCACCGTCTCTGATGTTAATTATTAACTTATACCTATCAATGAACCACTTCATATACATACATTTTATCATCCTAACCAATATCATTGATATACTCAAACTATATGGGTGTGCAATGCCTGCTGTCAACACAATAATGGTCAAGCCATAACTTATAAAGGTGCCTTTTCCTATACTGCCCATGACTAAGTCTATATTAACTCtgtttaatatttgattatgaTTCGTTAAACTTgggtattatatttttatacctTGAAGGCATGTTTTTGGACTTATACACTAGTTACACTATGAGAAATTTgctttagatattttatttatatctatattttaaTACCTTGAGGGCATGTTTGTGCATTCctaaatattttctcttcagCCACTTTACCATTgttaaacaatataatttttctctattttcataTGTTTCTCACTGTACTCACCTGAATAacctttcatatatatatatatatatatatatatatatatatgaatcaAATCATACTAAAAAAACTCTTATCATTCACTCTCAATTAGAATAGAATTTACTAGTTGGGATAACATAACTAATCATGGAGGTCTCTTATCCCAATGATTAATGATAGAAGACCacaaaaatatactttataAACTCCTAAGTACCTTAAGAAAATACGAATGAATGAAAACATTCATATAAAAATGCGTAGCATAGCAAACAAATACACTATTATCTCAAAATCaagttcaattatttattatgcctaaaataataaagaacattattttttctctaatcAAAACATTGACTTCTGCtccaaaaaaagaagaagcatatCTTTACTTACAAACATCATTTTGGAGTGAAACTAACATCATTAGTAAGCTAACATCTAGTACTACAACTTTTATAAAGGTTATTTTTCCTAATTCAATACAAAATGTTTCTTAAAGGGGATTGTACTGTCCTAAAAGTGAAATATATTCCTCACCCATCTCTTACACGTCAGATATAATTTCTGTACAAGTGTATCATGTGctaaaattataatcatgaatttttaactatttttaacctaaataatataattaattcatataTCTTGCTAAGAAATTCAAACCCCAATATGTAACATCACAATTTTACATCAATATGAATAACCACGttctatttataatgatttacataattttataagattataaaattcaaatgttTTCACATTACatagaaataaatttagaaTCTTTTAGGTTATGTTCACTTTGAAGGATGAATTTGGAGGAGAGTGTGTGGATGAATTTGGAGGAGAGTGTGTGGATGAATTTAAGGAGATTTGAAAGTtagttgatttttgtttttttgaaaaaatttaaaagtgaatgagagtaaatttgaaaataaaatttgtaaaaattagtaTATGATTTGATCCATGTgacataaaaaaatgatttaattagtagaaattgaagattatcaATATATCATtagtaataaaagtaatataaaataataattgtgaataatacatataattgtaaaaattattataaaaaataaaaataaaaattaatctttaaatgaaaaaatattatttaaataaagtgaaataattatttttaaaatataatattttgtgaaTATAAGAGATGTACCAGTACACTCGTATTGGAACGAAATACATTAATGATGGAATCGAATTAGAAGCCCTTAGAAGCCCTGAAACTGGATACGAGTCACTGTCACCAAATGTGCTACATTATGTCTTTTCTACATGGCTTGGAATTGATTCCAATTACAAGGTGAATATGGTAATGATAATAGGGTCATCTCAGAATTTTCTCAATCCATACAAGTCCGAACAATTTTGAAGAATTGTAAAACCTCGTTCATCCCTCAAATCCGTACTCTTCACTTATTCTACAACGCAAACAAACCGTTCAAATCCTCACATATTGATCTTCATATATCCACATGAATAATATCATCCACGAAAATGAACACAATCTTAATGATGAAAATTATTTCTATAACAAAAACTAACTTTTCTGGTAGGATTTAAAAATCAGTAgctttatataaattaaaattatatatattaaacaccTCTCctctttttattgaatttttgaaGCAGTGACATGGATACATTTGATTAGTTGATTTCAAATTTTGCTTAGTATATTGTATAGCAGGCCTATTAAGAAGTTAAACTTAGATTCAAAGCTAAGCATGGGAAACAGTGCCAGCTTCCTCCAACTCTATGCCTGCTTCTGCGAGCCTCTTGTCCTTGTAAACATAGCCCTTTGCACAAAACAAATACACCACCAAATTCACACCACTCAGCACCGCCAGTAACCAGTAGAAGTGGTGCAGTTTCCCCTCATTAAGGTTGTCCGCAAGCCATGGTTCACGGTTACGCGTGGCCTTGTGCACCAAAGTTACCAACAAGGAACTAAGAAAAAACCCTAAAGACAACGTGCTCAAGAACAATCCTGTACTCATAGTCTTCATCCCCTTTGGACACTCCCTCAGGAAAAAATCTAGCTGCCCTATGTATGTAAAGGCCTCTCCCGACCCCACAAAGAAGAACTGTGGGACCAACCAGAACACGCTTATGGGAACCACAGCATTGTGTTTGTGTGTTAAACCGTGAGCACTTGCCACTCTCAGGCGTTTTATTTCAGTGAGTGCTGCAGCCACCATGGCAAAGATTGAAAACACCAACCCTACGCCCATGCGTTGCAAAGGGGTTAGTCCCTGTGgattttttgttacttttttggCTATGGGAGCAATGATGCGGTCGTAGATGGGGACTGTAAGGAGAATGCTTGCCACAAAGAAGACTGTAAGTGATGCTGCGGGAATTTGGAAGGAGTTTCCGATGTGCCGGTCCATGGTGGTGGCCTGTGATACCGAGAACGTTGTCATTTGGGCGTAGATAGTCCAAAACATGATGGTGGTGGCCCACACGGGTAGCATTCTCTGTACCATTTTAACTTCTTCAACGTCTGTTAGGGTTGAGAGATACCACTTCCTCTCCATGGTGATTTCTTGGCCATCTGTTTTTGGGTCCTTGATTGCTGCCTTGTCCAAGAACCTATTCACATCattcaaatatgaaaataattcatTCTGTAAAGATATCATCACTCAATAATGACAATAATTGTAGTAGAAATCTGAAATATTAATTGGTGTTGCTACATAATGTGAAGAGTAGCTTATCAAAAGGAGATTGATAATGGAGAGTGCAAGTAGTAGTTAAAACCCTAGTATTTTGGGAGGATGAATAATTAAAGTTAGGTAGCTAGCCAAAGGgttatactatattttattagattgcATATGTATGTATGGAGTTTGAATTCTATCAGCAGTAGCGAAGTAGATGGATGATCACGGATAAAATAGAATGATAAGAAGCAACAATATAGGGTGTTATTCTGTGAAAGATGGAAAAACGACAAAGGACACATGGAAATAGGGAGATAACAAAGAGAAAGTGATGAAGCAGGACAAAAATGGGGGCAGCGATGGTACATGCACTATGAGACAGGACCTTGCATATTCATTGGCAATAGTAGCTGGCTAGCTGTGGCCTTTGCCACCACGTGATACCTCTCATTCTCACTTTTAGATAAGAGTAAAACAAAAGCTACTGATACCAGACCTGCCACTGTAAAAACATTATTTCCATCTCCTaaatcttttacttttattcacGTCTCAGTGCACTTATGAATAAAACAAGAAGTTGGGAACAGTGTATACTTTGTCAAATAATGACTGAAAATACAACAGCATTTATAGTTCAAAATGGCTGGTTATCCAATTATACGAGAGACATCTACCTGAATAAGAAATCATACACGTGACATGTCTAACTCGACACTATCGATTAATAAGTATACCGAAGATGACAGTGTGTTAATATATACATCTATATCTATTCAGTGTTGTTTAATTTTCAGCTTGTGGATGAATGTGACCAAAGCAGTGAGCGGAGGAACCGAGAACTAAGCTTTGTTGTCCATTTCAGACACACTTTTGGTTCAAATAATGAAGACTCCAAGATAGACATTTTAGCACTTATTTTAAAGGTGAATTCTTAAGAAACGTGGGACCCTACTCTCAAAGATAATGTCGTGGTGGTCATTCCACCACTAAATTCTACCCAGTACTATACTCCTCAATCAAGGTTATTCACCTAAATCTCAATTATTTATGCACATTTCTATATCAGACGACAAAGACCTTCTAAAAGCTTTTAGGTATcctaaatgataattttttaactttatcttAAGTAAGTTATACTATATACAGTATCTCATGACTTCAGCAGAAGATCCATTCTGTATCTGTAACAGTgaacattaaaaatatgaacTAAAAGGATAAAAAACAGTAATAATATGCCATTAATATACTCATTCAAAAGTGCTTTTCAATTGAGCACaagtaatatttataatttaggtatataatatttctttattaaagTTCATGTATTCTGAATGAATCGTGATCCTCATGGTTGTTCGGTACAATTGCTTGAGATAACACATGCGATTGCTTTTTCAACACGCctttattatttcataaaatatggttttgtcttaaaaatatagttttaattttaaagaatcatctcttaaattttaaaataaatctaaaaataaaaaaataattgaaaactaaaaataaacttgATTATCCTTTACTATTATACATACACATCATTTGAGATTATTTACATGAATAGGGTATCTTAAAAGAAGATTTAGTtcatattttaaagtaaaataatataatgtaaatcAGACTctggttttcatttttttattaaactattttaatttttaaaaaactttcataattattattcCTTATTTTAGAAACGCTGTTGTAATTATCTTTATATTACAGGTGCActatttaagatttaaatttacatatataagggaagaaaaagggagaaTGTAATTTTTAAGAACAGTATAAGGAATgtaataactataatttaatCTGAATGCTTGAACAGTATAAGACATAAGAAATAAGAGGGTGAAGGTTTTACCTGAACTGTTTGCTATGGGGCAACATCTGCTTCTGCTTTCTGAGAGTTTCATCTGCAACATCATCCAAGTTGAACAACAAGGACGCATCAGAGGGCAATTCCATGTGCCTCTTCCTCCAAGCTGCGACCAACACCATCGCAATCTGCGTCAGGGGACTCCCCACCAGTTTCTTGAAGCGGTACCTCCTTGAACCAGACAAGAACACCGTAAGTGCCACCAGAATAGCGCACACACTTATCCCATAACCCCAATACCTCCCTATGTGATCTTGAATGTACACCAGAACGGTAACTGCTGTCAGAGTCCCCAAACTTATGAAGAACACGAACCAGTTGAAGAATTTTATCATCTGATTTTTCTCCCCTTTGTCTGATTCATCGAACTGATCGGTGCCAAACCCTGACACACTGGATTTCAACCCACCAATGCCAAGGGATGTGGTGTAAAGAGCTAGGTAGAGCACCAATAGCTGCATGTTGCTTGCGGGCTCGCAACGTCTCGTAGCAGATCTTACACATTTTGGAGGATGCAGGCTTGGGACTATGGTTGATATTGTCAATATTGTAACACCCTGTAAACATCCAAAAATGAAattaaccaagaaaacaaaaatgatttacGCTCCCTTCTCTGAGAGATTAATTATTAGCTTATTTATATCACTATCTTCCTAACTATTACacctaattaattaaaaattatatgtcAAGAATAATAAACCTTAGCTaatatatacgtaataatatataaaggGCTAAAGGCTCTGCATCCAACTAGATACATATTGAGCTGAAGCAAAGAGgtgaaactaaaaaaagtgttaaacggagcacataataataataataatgtctTACAGTTGCTTGAACCGCTGCGAAGATGGCAATAGTGAGGTATCTGTCAACGAGAGAGTGAAGCCAGTGAAAAATCTAACAACAGTGttgtatataatattaaaaaaattacagtaaGAAAGTTTATtggaataaaataattgaatcttTCTTTGGCTGTGTTAGACAAGTGAACCAGTGGTCACAAACCTGCCGATAAAAGTGTCAGCTACAAAACCACCGAATAAACAGAGCATGAAAGATGTTCCCATGAAGTTGGTGACCGTGTTGGCAGAATTAGCACTGCCCAAATGCATGGTGCCAGTTAAATATGTCACCAGATTCACGGCAACGCCCATTGTCGTTAACCTCTCACTTGCTTCCACTCCTGAAATAaaccaacaacaacaaaaggaaACAGACAACCTATGTCAATACTAAGACtgtacctttttcttcccataCAGAAGATCTATTCTAGCTTGAGAAAGTAAATcttaatcataaataattataataaaggaTTAAGACTAGATTTCATTTAACAAAAATACTAATCAAGATTAACTTCTAAAGGTATTGGAGACCTAAAATCATGGCGGCAGCAACCCAACCACCAGTTTTGGACCTCTGGGCTGGATGACCTTTATAGTCCCAGGCATCTATGATGGTTTTCTTCTGTGTTTCAGAGGGAGTGTTCATCACAGGAAGGGATATGGATGGTGAACTAAAATGTTATTAATGAAGTGGGTATGCATGCCACAATGGGGTTATTGTGTTTATATAGTTTCTAAACTTCCACATCAAATAATTGTACCTATTTTTATATCAGATTTTAAACAATCTTATTAGTATCCTCTTTAACAaacatcttttttaatattttagaaataactATTTGGAAATTCCtacattcaaaaataaatttaaaacttttttatatccaacatataataaatatgttaatttacTTATCACTGCAATTATATAACTTGTGAATTAATAGTGTTGATATTATACTACAGTTAGATATTTGAATGTACATTGAAATACAACTCTAAAATTACCAAATCATCCTAGCTGGATATTTGTAgataacaatttatttaataatcaatttaataagAATACCGAAAACTAGTTTAACTCTACTAccaaaaaattagataaaagaaAGTAATGGATAAATTACTGTATgcttaataattttactataaataatatataaaaggagaaaagacataacacaatattattatatatatatacatgtaatatttgtttgcttatttaattaaaaagatagaagTGTGTTAATCACACATTTACTTAGCATGTGAGTGTGAAAAAggattgaataattattttatttttatataattattttacaagttCATCCTCAAAACgacaaaatacattaaaaaatagtattggATAAAGAATATATAC contains:
- the LOC108332209 gene encoding protein NRT1/ PTR FAMILY 6.3 encodes the protein MNTPSETQKKTIIDAWDYKGHPAQRSKTGGWVAAAMILGVEASERLTTMGVAVNLVTYLTGTMHLGSANSANTVTNFMGTSFMLCLFGGFVADTFIGRYLTIAIFAAVQATGVTILTISTIVPSLHPPKCVRSATRRCEPASNMQLLVLYLALYTTSLGIGGLKSSVSGFGTDQFDESDKGEKNQMIKFFNWFVFFISLGTLTAVTVLVYIQDHIGRYWGYGISVCAILVALTVFLSGSRRYRFKKLVGSPLTQIAMVLVAAWRKRHMELPSDASLLFNLDDVADETLRKQKQMLPHSKQFRFLDKAAIKDPKTDGQEITMERKWYLSTLTDVEEVKMVQRMLPVWATTIMFWTIYAQMTTFSVSQATTMDRHIGNSFQIPAASLTVFFVASILLTVPIYDRIIAPIAKKVTKNPQGLTPLQRMGVGLVFSIFAMVAAALTEIKRLRVASAHGLTHKHNAVVPISVFWLVPQFFFVGSGEAFTYIGQLDFFLRECPKGMKTMSTGLFLSTLSLGFFLSSLLVTLVHKATRNREPWLADNLNEGKLHHFYWLLAVLSGVNLVVYLFCAKGYVYKDKRLAEAGIELEEAGTVSHA